From Saimiri boliviensis isolate mSaiBol1 chromosome 19 unlocalized genomic scaffold, mSaiBol1.pri SUPER_19_unloc_1, whole genome shotgun sequence, one genomic window encodes:
- the LOC141583216 gene encoding phospholipid phosphatase 2-like, with product MASRICHRGGVARGALLPSAFPGSLAKHSELRRVSLGPPTCCEKSSSLLVGAGLEAKAGVGAPWPSWFENLTAPRPFSPSSLPVLRCSVSLVNTPYNRGFDCGDDSIRYPYRPDTITLGLMAGVTITATVILVSAGEAYLVLTDRLYSCSDFNNYVAAMYKVLGTFLFGAAVSQSLTDLAKYTIGHLHPSFLAICDPEWSSVNCSVYVQLESVCRGKAADVTEARWVWTSSLHSEGSGS from the exons atggcgTCGCGGATCTGTCACCGCGGGGGGGTGGCCAGGGGTGCGCTCCTCCCCAGcgcgtttcctggttctctggccaagcACTCTGAACTCCGAA gagtgtcgcttgggcctcccacgtgctgtgagaaaagctcttccttgttggtgggagcaggcctcgaggccaaggcgggtgtgggggccccatggcccagctggtttgagaacctcacagctcccaggcccttctccccctccagcctccctgtccttcgCTGTTCTGTGTCGCTGGTGAACACCCCGTATAACCGAGGATTTGactgtggggatgactccatccggtacccctaccgtccagacaccatcacccttgggctcATGGCCGGGGTCACCATCACAGCCACTGTCATTCTT gtctcggcaggagaagcctacctggtgctCACAGACAggctctattcctgctctgacttcaataattatgTGGCTGCCatgtacaaggtgctggggaccttcctcttcggggcggctgtgagccagtctctgacggacctggccaagtacacgatcggccacctgcaccccagcttcctggccatctgtgaccccgaGTGGAGCTCGGTCAACTGCTCGGTCTATGTGCAgctggagagcgtgtgcaggggaaaagCTGCTGACGTCACCGAGGCCAGGTGGGTGTGGACGAGCAGCCTTCACTCTgagggcagtgggagctga